Within Eremothecium cymbalariae DBVPG#7215 chromosome 3, complete sequence, the genomic segment tcatcgtcatcatcatcatcttcgtcGTCGCTGCTGATCGCGTGACGAGAATTACCTGCTGTAAGAGGACCACCATGGGTCCTTTTGTTGGAGAGGGAACCAGCAACCCCGCTAGCCTCGCTGCTACCATTAATTGACCGGcattgttttttctttgttatGCCCGCTACGACGGGGCCTGACTGTTGATTTAGTATTGTACTACCCCCAACCACAGAGGTTCTATCCACCATAGATCCCAGATTTTGAATCCCGACCATTGCAGACGAATTTTCTGGGTTAAATGCATCGATCATATCCTGGTCCATGAAATCCAAATCCACACCTCCTGTTACGGAGTTCGTTGCAGAACGTTTCTGTACTAGTCTGGATTGGTTTTGCTGTTGTAGATTACTCATACCAGAATTATGTTTGGAAGTATTCATCTGGAGAGAATACGTGTTAAAGTTCATTTGTTGCGCTTGTTGCTGGTGCTGCTGAAGCTGCCTGCGACCACCTTTAGGCTGTTGTGTGTTACTACTGTTACTACGCTCACCGGAAACCATGCCAAGTTTTGAGCCTGGTTGAGCACCCAACCCACTGCTGGGGTCAGGTATATGCGTTATAGAAGGTGCATTAGTTGCTACATTGTTTGTCTGCAAAAACACATCATTTGTACAAACTGCGTCCACTAGATTACCATTAAGATGCAGCTGTTGCTGAGAGGACGGCATACTAGCTTGGGCCTGCATTGGCCCACCAGCGGGAGCTAATGCttggtgatggtgattcGGTAGTTGCATCTGCTGTTGCAGCAGCGGAGATGAATGGACGTTACCGTTATTATAGTGTGGCTGAGTATAGTGATGTGCTTGTACATGTGAGTGTTGGAGTTGATGCGCCTGCTGAACAGAAGTTTGTTGATGACCAGAAGAGGAGCCATGTggatgctgctgctggtggGGGTGTTGTGGCTGCTGATGCGCAAGAACCCCCATCTTCCTAGTATTAACAGAAGGGTTCTGAGTAGCAGCCGCCCCCATATTCCCCGTCAAATTACCACTGCCACCAGCGATTGAGACATGATGCCCTGGGGATGTCGCAATGTGAGCCTCCTCGTAATGCCGCAGAAGATCATGCAAGCTTGGCAGCAGCTGCCCACAGCAGCTGTAGTCCTTgcagtattttttttccagGTTCGGTAAGTAAGACCCTGAAGACGACGGAGGAGAAGCGAAAGATGCCATATTATTAGAGGCAATGTTATTGTTGAATGTATCCTTCATGTGGGCGTGAATCATAACCTCCTCCTTCAGCCAGGAACCGACTGTCAAGGACCCCCAAGACACTCCACCCATTCCCTGGGAGTGCGCAATAGATTCTCGGCGGAATTTGGCCATCTGATGCTGATGTTGCTGAGTGTTTAGATGGTGCTGCGATTGGTGGGGCTGATGACCGCCATTGGGTTGTAGGCCCTGTTGCGCTTCACTAATATAAATGCTCGGCGTAGCAGACGTAGCTGTAGTAACCTCCATAATACCGCCTCTCTCTGAAATCGCCTATAATAAAACcctattattattgaaccTGCCCCCTGCACACTAGTGATGAGTATCAAACAATATTTGGggatatccaaaaacctTGAAACAGTGTAGCCCCTTTACACAGTTGTTGCCAACagtatgtatgtatataccGTAGGTTGCACTCCTTTTACGTCTGCGACCACTTAAAGTTCAATATAGTTATATTGCTTGATGGGAATGTCGATCTTCCGTATATCCAAGCAACAGTAGCGGAGCGTCAGTTTCTGTACTTACGTATCTTCTCAGGAATGTGcgtttttgaatttgctATAGTTGTTCAACCAAGCTTGATTAGATTAGTAGATACACACAGCGTTAAATAGTCTTGAATCCCTAGACCTGATCCTGCCCAAAGTAAACACTTGACTGGTAGCTAATCACCTGGACAGTTGTAGCCACTATTACGTCCTAAATGTGCAGTTCTCGAGTGATGCTGAACACAACGGACAATGAGGATGACAGGGGGCTGGCAAAGGCGGGTTGGCTAACGGGGGTCCAGGCCGTACATGCGTACATGGAAAAGTTGTGTCCCACGCTGTGTCCCTGGGTGGATGGGTGGTTACAGGGACACAGGGGTCCAGGGACCCAGAGGTTTTGTCAGGTGCTTCAAGAGAGGCTTCGAGAGAGCGGGACGGATAATGCCATGATCACGTAAGCTGAGTTTGCTGAGATGACGTGTTCGTGGATAGTGAGGTGGAAAATTTTCCCGTGGTGCGTTTGATTTTGACCCTGATGCATGATGTATTGAGCGCGTACAGTGGATAAGTGGTCTTCCTGTCTGTAAGTGTTTCTGTCTGTCGGTTAGTTGTGGGGCTGGATCAATTAGAAGGGAGCTATTTGTGAAGTTTGGTACCTTGTTACAGAACGGCGGCAATGGGTGGTAAAGAAGCGTGTTTGAAGCGGGTGCTTTCCGGTGGTCAGGAagatggtggtgatggcGCTGAGGAAGGGATATCATACAAGAAGCACAGTAACGGGAGGAAGGGCGTAGCGCCGGTGAAGGCGGAGTTTGTTGTTCTGGATGTGCGGGAAGGGGGCAGCGTTGCTGGAGGCGGTTTGGATATCGAGGAGGAGTTTGGTCCTGAGAGGATACAGACGGATGCGTCCGGCAGTGGGAATGGTGATGGTGGTAGCGCGcggaagaagaacaagaagcGTGGGCAGAATAAGAATCGGGATAACCGGCAAGCCAAGGAGGAGCACCAATTGTGTTCGCGGTTGGTCAGAGGTGCTGCAGATGACAATGTGTGTCCGTACGGAAGTCAATGCCGCTATATCCACGATGTACGTGAGTATTTGAGTCTCAAGGCTGAGGAAATTGTGTGCGAGCAGTTCAAGGTCTGTCCTGTGTTTGAATCTCTGGGGTATTGCCCCATGGGGTTTAAGTGCAGGTTTTTGTCTACACACTGTGATATGGATGCCCTGGTATTGGTTGAGAAGCCTGACGAGGAGCGGAAGGTACTGTGGGACGCCAACCACGAGATCAACCAGATTGCCGGTGATAAGAAGCTCGATTTGGTGAAGAGGAGGTTCCCCTTTGACAAGAGTGAATTTGTGTTGGAGATAATTGACGCAATCCAGCAGGAGTTTAGAGATGCGATGAAGGAACCAGGTGCTAAAGAGCAGAGTGGTGAGGTGAGAGAGATCACACCTGTGGATGGAGTTCCGCAAGTCGAACAACGTGAAAAGAAGTTGGAGGCCAAGAGACATCGGCAGAAAAAACTGTATAACCAGTACCACGAGACTCGTTTCTTTGCGCAGGAAAAGAAACCGTTAGATTTACACCACAAGAGGATTTTATCGCCACTTACCACTGTTGGAAATCTGCCATTTCGCCGGTTAATGCGCAAGCTTGGCGCCGACGTAACCTACAGCGAAATGGCCTTAGCGGTGCCCCTAATACAGGGCACCAACTCTGAATGGGCGTTGCCACGGGCACATTGTTCCGAGTCTGATGGGTTTGGTGTACAGATAGCAGCATCGAAGCCATGGCAGGCGGCTAAAGCCGCCGAGGTACTGGCAACACATGTTGGGTCTGGCATCAGTGAGATAAACTTAAACAGTGGGTGTCCAATTGACCTGCTGTACAGACAGGGCAGCGGCAGTGCTCTGCTGGACAATCCTGCCAGGATGATACGCTGTCTCAACGCTATGAACTACGTTTCCAATGACATCCCTGTCTCAGTGAAGTTACGTACGGGCACCAAGGACGACCATCCTATTGTACAGGGACTCAGCAAGAGACTAGTTATGGAAACAGATGTTGCTGCAATCACTCTACATGGAAGGAACAGACAGCAGAGATATACTCGGTCGGCTGACTGGGACTATGTTGGCGAAGTTGCTAACTCGCTCAGACAGTATGAAGCAGAGCGTACCGAAAAACTGAAGGAGAGCCGTGAGAGCAAATTGCGGATTCAATTCGTTGGCAACGGCGACTGCAACAATTGGGAGGACTGGTATAAGCActtgaacaacaaaaatatcGACAGCGTCATGGTAGCGAGAGGTGCACTCATCAAACCGTGGATATTTGAGGAGATAGATGGCCAGCAATATCTGGATAAAAGCAGCTCGGAGCGTCTAGATATTCTGAAAGACTATGCAAAGTTTGCCATGGACCACTGGGGTACCGATGAGTACGGCATATCTCAATGCCGCCGGTTCTTCTGTGAGTTCATGTCCTTTTTCCACCGCTATGTGCCCATGGGCATTTGTGAACGTTACCCCATCCAACTTAACGAAAGACCCCCCAACTGGCGTGGCCGTGACGATCTAGAAACCTGGCTAGGCAGCACCGGCGTCAGCGATTGGATCAAACTGTCCGACCTCTTTTTCGGTAAGGCCAACGACAAATTCGTCTTCCAGCCCAAGCACAAGAGCAATTCGACATGAGCCGAAAACAAGATCTTAGCATTAGTTTAAAAACCAACCATCCACACTGCCTGTGgctttttgttttgtttctAGGGCCTATATAACAAGCATATACATGTATGGAGAAAttagaaaatgaaaaaaaaaattagatGCATTCTGTATTACATATTCTTTGCCAGAGCTTCCGACTGCTCCTTCAATAGAGAGATCTGCTCGTCCAACTCCCGGATCTCCCTGCTTAATTGCTGCTCCTTCTCACCTTTGCCACCACTCTTTgtcgcagcagcagccgACCCAGGCAACAAATTCCTCTCCGAGCACTTATCCTTCAAGTCAAACAACTCCAAAACCAACCCAAACGTCCGCACGATCGTAAAAGTCAAAAACAACGTGATCCCCGTCAGATACATATTCCTCTGAGCCAGAAACTTGCGAGATAGAATTTCAAGCCGATCATGCGCGTACCCTGCCCCTTTAGAACGCTCATACTCCATATTAATCGTGTACATCCGATTGACCGTATCCACAAACAGTAGCAATATAAAGCCCAATATCACTTTGATAATAACCTGCACCGTAGGCGACAGAAACGGCTGCGCAAGCCCCTTAGTGAGCGGCCGACGTACTACCATGGGCAATGGCACTGCAAGCAGAGCGAAGATAAACGTCTCAATTATGAGGATTCCAAACACCAAAGAGTAATATAACGACATGCTTTGTTCTCTCCCCCCACTCCTTGACTAACCGTAGCGCAAAACGAAACGAAACGAAACGAGCCTCTATTGTGCGTTATATACAAAAGAGCCATATCTCGCACAAAACCTACATACTAGCATTACATACTATTCATGTTGATGGATCCCTTTTGAAATAACACTCTTACCCGGACACCACATAAATCACCTCACACGAACAACCGCCCGACGCACGCGGCCGAGCCTGGCCCGGCAGTaaaaaactaaaatatCTAGGCTGGGCCGCCACCCACCACAATTATAATCTCTTCCTCTCCCCCCTTCCATGTGCACACATCGCAGAAGAGACAAAAAGGGCCCTCCCATCCACCCAGATGAAGTCCCACGCAACACACTGTCGTTGTTACTGCAGTCGCAGTAACAACGACAGTGTGTTGCCTTACACTACTACCGGTGTTGGCGCTTTGCAGAGTAAAGCGCCAACACTGGTGAAATAGAGGAACCCAGCCCATACAACGAACATACCGAATTGTCCCCGCTTTCCTTGTTCCACTGTTAGCCAGCCCGCTGCCGCcgctgctgccgctgctgctgcttgTTGCCGGGAACAGCACGTCAGCAAGCAAGAAAAACTGCCCTACCGGTCCTACGCTACGGAAAACCACACCAACTACTGTTTACTGCTCTCAGCGCTGCCAGtactaaatatatatagtgaCAGCTGAGACGCTTACCGCTGTGGTGTGGGGTcgttgctgctgctttgCCCGTCCTCTTGCGCAGAAAAGCCACGTCCATCTATCTCTACGggtatttttgtttttttctCTCTGAGAAGGGAGGAAGGCTTAGTCACCCTGTCCGGTGGcaattttttgttttgttaGTTCTTCTTGATGTAGTTTTTGCTGGTGGAAAAAGCTGTCGCTGAACCCACCCACCGCACTGTAGGTTTACGCGTCGGTGGCGGCCCCAGCGCGCGGTGACGCGCGCTGGGGCATGCTCTGGGTTTTGTTTGTCAAGAGTATTTAAACCACGAGGTATTTCTCCAATGGCAAAAGTTTTTTCGCTTCGTTCTTGGACTGAGTTCGCAGACACAAAAAGGTATTTTTAGATTGTTGTTTCGACATCGGTACACCTCGCGGTCTGTTTCGGAAGTACCAGCAGCACATACACACACGCGCGCACACACGATGACAGAGATGGAACAACCTATGTTACAGCAGCATACGGCCGGTGTGGGTAGCAGTGTTAACACTGCGGTGGGGACGCCTAGTGGGGCGGAGGGGGGTCTTTCGCTGAAGTTTGAGGAGTCTGCGTCTGCGTCTGCGTCTGCGGCGACTACGGCCAGTTCTACGCTGGCGGAGGGGTCGGACGAGCCGCTGGCGGCGGACCATCACAGCAATCACAGCGGCAAACACCACCGGCaggcggcggcggcggctTTGCCGCCGCTCGCTCCTGGCGGCCGCGGCAGCGGCGACGAGCAGAATGGCGAACGGGCGCCCGTGTTTGAGGATGTTTCGTCAGGGCAGCAGTTTGTGCCGGCACCACCTCCGGAGCCGGACATGGACAACCTCCCTGCAAATCCGATGCCCAAACACCAGCAGAAACACGCGGTTACTTCGGTCAAGGCGGTAAAGCGGTTAAAGGACGCAAAGCCTT encodes:
- the SFP1 gene encoding zinc-coordinating transcription factor SFP1 (similar to Ashbya gossypii AER071W); translated protein: MEVTTATSATPSIYISEAQQGLQPNGGHQPHQSQHHLNTQQHQHQMAKFRRESIAHSQGMGGVSWGSLTVGSWLKEEVMIHAHMKDTFNNNIASNNMASFASPPSSSGSYLPNLEKKYCKDYSCCGQLLPSLHDLLRHYEEAHIATSPGHHVSIAGGSGNLTGNMGAAATQNPSVNTRKMGVLAHQQPQHPHQQQHPHGSSSGHQQTSVQQAHQLQHSHVQAHHYTQPHYNNGNVHSSPLLQQQMQLPNHHHQALAPAGGPMQAQASMPSSQQQLHLNGNLVDAVCTNDVFLQTNNVATNAPSITHIPDPSSGLGAQPGSKLGMVSGERSNSSNTQQPKGGRRQLQQHQQQAQQMNFNTYSLQMNTSKHNSGMSNLQQQNQSRLVQKRSATNSVTGGVDLDFMDQDMIDAFNPENSSAMVGIQNLGSMVDRTSVVGGSTILNQQSGPVVAGITKKKQCRSINGSSEASGVAGSLSNKRTHGGPLTAGNSRHAISSDDEDDDDDDDDQDDDQDDDEHVGKSKKQGYIDDPARRLYVMDHEEHKPFKCPVIGCDKTYKNQNGLKYHKTHGHQNQKLHENPDGTFSIIDPESNEPYPDGMGFEKDKPYRCEVCGKRYKNLNGLKYHRGHSTH
- the DUS3 gene encoding tRNA dihydrouridine synthase DUS3 (similar to Ashbya gossypii AER070C) — encoded protein: MGGKEACLKRVLSGGQEDGGDGAEEGISYKKHSNGRKGVAPVKAEFVVLDVREGGSVAGGGLDIEEEFGPERIQTDASGSGNGDGGSARKKNKKRGQNKNRDNRQAKEEHQLCSRLVRGAADDNVCPYGSQCRYIHDVREYLSLKAEEIVCEQFKVCPVFESLGYCPMGFKCRFLSTHCDMDALVLVEKPDEERKVLWDANHEINQIAGDKKLDLVKRRFPFDKSEFVLEIIDAIQQEFRDAMKEPGAKEQSGEVREITPVDGVPQVEQREKKLEAKRHRQKKLYNQYHETRFFAQEKKPLDLHHKRILSPLTTVGNLPFRRLMRKLGADVTYSEMALAVPLIQGTNSEWALPRAHCSESDGFGVQIAASKPWQAAKAAEVLATHVGSGISEINLNSGCPIDLLYRQGSGSALLDNPARMIRCLNAMNYVSNDIPVSVKLRTGTKDDHPIVQGLSKRLVMETDVAAITLHGRNRQQRYTRSADWDYVGEVANSLRQYEAERTEKLKESRESKLRIQFVGNGDCNNWEDWYKHLNNKNIDSVMVARGALIKPWIFEEIDGQQYLDKSSSERLDILKDYAKFAMDHWGTDEYGISQCRRFFCEFMSFFHRYVPMGICERYPIQLNERPPNWRGRDDLETWLGSTGVSDWIKLSDLFFGKANDKFVFQPKHKSNST
- the YET3 gene encoding Yet3p (similar to Ashbya gossypii AER069W) — encoded protein: MSLYYSLVFGILIIETFIFALLAVPLPMVVRRPLTKGLAQPFLSPTVQVIIKVILGFILLLFVDTVNRMYTINMEYERSKGAGYAHDRLEILSRKFLAQRNMYLTGITLFLTFTIVRTFGLVLELFDLKDKCSERNLLPGSAAAATKSGGKGEKEQQLSREIRELDEQISLLKEQSEALAKNM